The following is a genomic window from Bacteroidia bacterium.
TAGTCTTCAATCTGTTGCTAAAAACCTATCTCAACTTAATGCGGTTTATGAACTACAACTTCAAGGTTCAAGAGAACTAACTGAAACTCAAAACCGTTTATATTCAGGAATTCAAAGCGTTATGCAGAACCTAAGCGACTCTGTTGATGATACACGTCGTTACAGAGAAGAAGTAGCTAAATTGGCTGAAAACCTTGATGCTTTAAATACTGTTTATGGCAACATGTTGTCAGCAATGAATGTTCGCAAATAACTTTATCCTGAACCTAAGAAAAACTACTAATACGCGCTAAAAAATGGCAGGAGGAAAAGAAACCCCCAGGCAGAAGATGATCGGGATGATGTATTTGGTTCTGACGGCCTTATTGGCACTGAACGTATCCAAATCCATCTTGGACGCTTTTATTGTTGTAAACGAGGGTCTCCAAAAGACTAATAAAAACTTCGTACTTAAAAACACAACAACTTATGGAGCGTTTAAATCAGCAATGGAGAAAGATCCTACAAAAACCAAACCTTATTTCGATAGGGCTTTGGAAGTACAAAAAATTTGTAAGGAATTAAATCAACATATTACTGAATTAAAAAAGCATTTGGTACTTGAAATTGACAAACCTGAAGACCCGAAATCAATTGATAAATTGATTGACAGTATGAAGTATATCAATTCTAAAGACAATTATGATTTACCTACCACTATCATGATTGGTGAAGATTTGGCAAAAATCAAACCTAAAACAGAGAAATGGAGTGCTTTGGAATTAAAAGAAAAAATAGATAATTGCAGAAATAAACTAATCAAACTTCTTGATGATGGTGCAGGAATAAAAATTATTCCTGATATCAAAAACAAGGTTCAAGCTGCAGTTAAAAATGGATTAAGTACAGATATTAAATATATCGAAGATGGACATGATATTGGATGGGCAGGAATGAACTTCTACCACTTGCCATTGGTAGCGGTTCTTACTAACTTAACCAAAATGCAAAACGATGTTAACAATGCAGAGGCAGATGTAATCAATGGTTTGTTAAGCGCTGTTAAAGCTAATGACTTCACTTTTGATAAACTTACTGCTAGAGTTATTGCTCCTTCCAGCTACATAATCGCTGGCGACGAGTATAAAGCAGAAGTCCTTCTGGTGGCCTTTAATTCATCATCTAACCCAGAAATTGTTTTAGGATCGGTAGATACGGTTCAAAATAAAATCTTGAGCGAATCAGGAAAAATTCCGGTTGAAGGTGGTTTAGGCCGCTATTCTTCAAGAGATGGATCAGAAGGTTTGAAAAAATGGGGAGGAGCCATTAAGGTAGCTAAACCGGATGGAACAAAAGAAGTTTATACCTTCCAATCAGAATACATGGTAGCCAAACCTGGTATCACAGTTTCTCCAACCAAAATGAACGTACTTTACATTGGTGTAGATAACCCATTATCAATTTCAGCTCCAGGTATTGCAAACGAAAAAGTTCAACCAAGCATTTCTGCTGGCTCTTTATCGGCTGTTAATGCAAAAAATGGCGAATACATCGCTAAAGTAACTGCAGGAACAAAAGAGGCAATAGTAAGCGTAATGGCTGAATTCAACGGACAAAAGAAAAAAATGGGTGAATTTAAGTTCCGTGTTAAAACAGTTCCTAACCCGGCACCTTTCGTTAATGGTAAAAAAGAAGGTTTAATTACCAAAGGTGAAGTTGAAGCTGCCGGAGCCGTAATTGCTAAAATGGAGAACTTCGATTTCGATTTAAATTTCAAAGTTACAGGTTTCACAATTTCAGTTCCTAAAGGTGGTGACTACTTCGATTATACCTCCACTAGCAACCGATTCACTCCGGAAATGCTTACTGCTATAAAAGGTATGAAGAAAGGTTCGAAACTAATTATCGAAAACATCAAAGCGGTAGGACCGGACGGAACACCTCGTAAACTTGAAAACGTGGTATTTAAAATCAATGGTTAATATTTTAATTTAACTCCAATGAAAAAATTCTTTGCATGGGTAGTTTTAGTAACCATCTCTTTGGTTACTTCTACAAATCTTGGCGTGGCCCAAAACGTTTTGGATGGTGTTTATGTAAAAGAACATTACCCTACACGTAAGGTAATCCCATATACCAATTTGCGCGAAGCTGATGTAATGTGGTGCAAAAGAATCTGGAGAAAAATGGATCTAAGAGAAAAAATAAATCATCCTCTTTATTTCCCGGCACAAAAAATCAAAGACCGCAGAAGTTTAACTCAGGTAATTATGGATGCAGTTAACGAGGGTAGCCTTACTGCTTACCGAGGTGATGATGAAGAATTCACTACCGTAATGACAAAAGCTGAAATTGATGGAATCATGTCTAGAACTGATACTTTATTCGTTGATGATCCGGATAATCCAGGCAATCAGATTATGAAAATTGCAACCAATGAATTCGATCCTTCTGAAGTAACTGAATATCGTATCAAAGAAGATTGGTTTTTTGATAAACAACGCTCCGTTTTAGATGTTAGAATCATTGGA
Proteins encoded in this region:
- the gldM gene encoding gliding motility protein GldM, which produces MAGGKETPRQKMIGMMYLVLTALLALNVSKSILDAFIVVNEGLQKTNKNFVLKNTTTYGAFKSAMEKDPTKTKPYFDRALEVQKICKELNQHITELKKHLVLEIDKPEDPKSIDKLIDSMKYINSKDNYDLPTTIMIGEDLAKIKPKTEKWSALELKEKIDNCRNKLIKLLDDGAGIKIIPDIKNKVQAAVKNGLSTDIKYIEDGHDIGWAGMNFYHLPLVAVLTNLTKMQNDVNNAEADVINGLLSAVKANDFTFDKLTARVIAPSSYIIAGDEYKAEVLLVAFNSSSNPEIVLGSVDTVQNKILSESGKIPVEGGLGRYSSRDGSEGLKKWGGAIKVAKPDGTKEVYTFQSEYMVAKPGITVSPTKMNVLYIGVDNPLSISAPGIANEKVQPSISAGSLSAVNAKNGEYIAKVTAGTKEAIVSVMAEFNGQKKKMGEFKFRVKTVPNPAPFVNGKKEGLITKGEVEAAGAVIAKMENFDFDLNFKVTGFTISVPKGGDYFDYTSTSNRFTPEMLTAIKGMKKGSKLIIENIKAVGPDGTPRKLENVVFKING
- the gldN gene encoding gliding motility protein GldN, which codes for MKKFFAWVVLVTISLVTSTNLGVAQNVLDGVYVKEHYPTRKVIPYTNLREADVMWCKRIWRKMDLREKINHPLYFPAQKIKDRRSLTQVIMDAVNEGSLTAYRGDDEEFTTVMTKAEIDGIMSRTDTLFVDDPDNPGNQIMKIATNEFDPSEVTEYRIKEDWFFDKQRSVLDVRIIGLQPVKFEENEGEVRSKPLFWIYYPEARSIFANAEVFNRQNDAERKTLEDIFWKRMFGSYIFREQNVYNRTISEYAQGMDALLEAERVKDDIFKLEHDLWEY